A genomic stretch from Helianthus annuus cultivar XRQ/B chromosome 1, HanXRQr2.0-SUNRISE, whole genome shotgun sequence includes:
- the LOC110883327 gene encoding disease resistance protein RGA2 has translation MKKIIESVDKSGCTLTQLDTLQASLQNKLMGRKFLIVLDDFWAEENEEGKWKTLSGTLSCGEEGSIVVMTTRSERTCRMMAKVGELQHELGCLSEEDSSLLFQKHAFAQGRVGDDERKLEPIGREIVVKCKGLPLAVKTLGSLMWSKSNSNDWQRVKDSNIWNLQENNVLPALKLSYDNLVPHLKRCFSYFCLFPKGYKIKKDELILLWVANGFIPPREETDNLYVIGEESFNCLVWKSLFQVDDDDTCKMHDLVHDMARHVMKHDCLVIEPTCKEVKIPDEVLHLSSSCLDEMLILSSEDLGKLTSLRSIFMFGEGDVGCISHLFNHMYVRVLHLDLTELCTLPESICKLKHLRYLNLSKSSIEALPEWIMYLQNLQVLILCWCSRLRKLPESICKLRYLKFLTLLGSGIEVLPDGLKDMISLQRLDINGCDSLRHLPFGIGKLTSLRMLPRFPVGKERGAKISELGDLNLLEGRLEIEGIKNVEGLSEAKSANLICKTNLSMLLLDWSDKGTYTWEEITPEMFPEEVLEGLEPNPSLEILRMREYMGKTISPSWMDNLRNLVEIVFYGCKNCERIPPLGRLPCLRVIQLVDMHSLKYFHDDDINMSIDNTDMFICLQRLEIHWCPDLVSLPSNLPNLMVLEVTDCWRLISLPDNLPKLEDLELNGCDKLISLPCNLPSIRKLKFEYCDGLLSLPDEIPSFKDLNKLEIRSCKHLSKRCKREKGEDWHKISHIPDLSIDAPM, from the coding sequence ATGAAAAAAATCATCGAGTCCGTAGATAAATCTGGGTGTACGCTTACACAGCTCGATACGTTGCAAGCTTCCCTCCAAAACAAGTTAATGGGAAGAAAATTCTTAATTGTACTAGATGATTTTTGGGCTGAAGAGAACGAAGAGGGAAAATGGAAAACATTAAGTGGAACATTAAGTTGTGGGGAAGAAGGAAGTATTGTTGTGATGACAACACGGTCAGAGAGAACTTGTAGAATGATGGCTAAGGTTGGTGAGTTACAACATGAACTGGGATGTTTATCAGAAGAGGACTCGTCGTTATTATTCCAGAAGCATGCATTTGCACAAGGAAGAGTGGGGGATGACGAACGTAAGCTAGAGCCTATTGGAAGGGAAATAGTTGTGAAATGTAAGGGGCTGCCTTTGGCGGTGAAGACTTTGGGCAGCTTAATGTGGTCAAAAAGTAATAGCAACGACTGGCAACGTGTGAAAGACAGTAACATATGGAACTTACAAGAAAATAATGTCTTGCCTGCTTTAAAGTTAAGTTATGATAACTTGGTTCCACATTTAAAGAGatgtttttcttatttttgtttGTTTCCTAAAGgctataaaataaaaaaagatgaACTGATTTTGCTGTGGGTAGCAAACGGTTTCATTCCGCCCAGAGAAGAAACAGACAACTTGTATGTGATTGGAGAAGAAAGTTTtaattgtttggtttggaaaTCCCTCTTCCAggtggatgatgatgatacatGTAAAATGCATGATCTAGTGCATGACATGGCACGGCATGTAATGAAACATGATTGTTTAGTTATAGAGCCTACTTGTAAGGAGGTTAAAATCCCAGATGAGGTGCTTCATTTGAGCTCGTCATGTCTGGATGAAATGTTAATTTTATCATCTGAGGATTTAGGAAAGTTAACATCATTAAGGTCAATATTCATGTTCGGGGAGGGGGATGTAGGTTGCATCAGTCATCTTTTCAACCACATGTATGTAAGGGTATTACACTTGGATCTTACGGAGTTATGCACATTACCAGAATCAATTTGTAAACTCAAACATCTGAGATACTTGAATTTATCAAAGTCAAGTATAGAAGCTTTACCCGAGTGGATTATGTATCTCCAAAACTTGCAAGTGTTGATTTTATGTTGGTGTAGCAGATTGCGTAAATTGCCTGAATCGATTTGCAAGCTGAGATATCTGAAATTCTTGACCTTACTAGGCTCGGGAATAGAAGTTTTACCTGACGGCCTAAAAGACATGATTAGCCTTCAACGTTTGGACATCAATGGTTGTGATTCACTCCGACATTTGCCGTTTGGAATCGGGAAACTAACTAGTCTTCGAATGCTTCCACGATTTCCTGTCGGTAAGGAGAGAGGGGCCAAAATAAGTGAATTGGGGGATTTAAATCTTCTTGAGGGGAGGTTGGAGATAGAAGGAATTAAGAATGTTGAAGGTTTAAGTGAGGCCAAGAGTGCCAATCTCATATGCAAAACAAATCTGTCGATGTTGCTGTTAGACTGGTCGGACAAGGGTACCTATACCTGGGAAGAAATTACACCAGAAATGTTTCCAGAAGAGGTTCTTGAGGGATTAGAGCCAAATCCATCTTTAGAGATATTGAGAATGCGTGAGTACATGGGAAAGACCATTTCTCCAAGTTGGATGGACAATTTAAGGAATTTGGTTGAAATTGTTTTCTATGGGTGTAAGAACTGTGAGCGTATTCCACCACTTGGGAGACTTCCCTGTCTTAGGGTTATTCAGTTGGTGGATATGCATTCTTTGAAGTATTTTCACGATGATGATATAAACATGTCAATAGATAACACCGATATGTTTATTTGTTTACAAAGATTAGAGATCCATTGGTGTCCAGATTTGGTTTCCTTGCCAAGTAACCTTCCAAACCTCATGGTTTTAGAAGTAACAGATTGTTGGAGATTAATTTCCTTACCAGATAATCTTCCAAAACTGGAGGATTTAGAATTGAATGGTTGCGACAAATTAATTTCTTTACCGTGTAATCTTCCAAGCATCAGAAAGTTGAAATTTGAATATTGTGATGGATTACTTTCTCTACCGGATGAGATTCCGAGTTTCAAGGATCTAAACAAACTTGAGATaagaagttgtaaacatctaagtAAAAGGTGTAAAAGAGAGAAGGGTGAAGATTGGCATAAAATTTCTCACATTCCCGATCTAAGTATTGATGCTCCAATGTAA